The following coding sequences are from one Pongo abelii isolate AG06213 chromosome 3, NHGRI_mPonAbe1-v2.0_pri, whole genome shotgun sequence window:
- the RHOH gene encoding rho-related GTP-binding protein RhoH — MLSSIKCVLVGDSAVGKTSLLVRFTSETFPEAYKPTVYENTGVDVFMDGIQISLGLWDTAGNDAFRSIRPLSYQQADVVLMCYSVANHNSFLNLKNKWIGEIRSNLPCTPVLVVATQTDQREMGPHRASCINAMEGKKLAQDVRAKGYLECSALSNRGVQQVFECAVRTAVNQARRRNRRRLFSINECKIF; from the coding sequence ATGCTGAGTTCCATCAAGTGTGTGTTGGTGGGTGACTCTGCTGTGGGGAAAACCTCTCTGTTGGTGCGCTTCACCTCCGAGACCTTCCCGGAGGCCTACAAGCCCACAGTGTACGAGAACACGGGGGTGGACGTCTTCATGGATGGcatccagatcagcctgggcctcTGGGACACAGCCGGCAATGATGCTTTCAGAAGCATACGGCCCCTGTCCTACCAGCAGGCAGACGTGGTGCTGATGTGCTACTCTGTGGCCAACCATAACTCATTCCTGAACTTGAAGAACAAGTGGATTGGTGAAATCAGGAGCAACTTGCCCTGTACCCCTGTGCTGGTGGTGGCCACCCAGACTGACCAGCGGGAGATGGGGCCCCACAGGGCCTCCTGCATCAATGCCATGGAAGGGAAGAAACTGGCCCAGGATGTCAGAGCCAAGGGCTACCTGGAGTGCTCAGCCCTTAGCAATCGGGGAGTACAGCAGGTGTTTGAGTGCGCCGTCCGAACTGCCGTCAACCAGGCCAGGAGACGAAACAGAAGGAGGCTCTTCTCCATCAACGAGTGCAAGATCTTCTAA